The sequence below is a genomic window from Dyadobacter chenwenxiniae.
GGAGACGCAACGCATAAGATTTATTTAACCGAAAAAAGCGATAAAGATGCCTACGACGCATTAGTAACCAAATACAGCGAGCCGGATCAGGACGTTAGCCTCGCGATTTCGGAAAAAACGCCGAAACCAGCCGAATCGGAGACGGTTGTGGAAATAGATAGGGCAGCATTTCAGGCGGAATGGCTCGCTTTAAAAGACACGCATGATTTTTTCACACTGCTTCGCAAATACAATCTGAGCCGTAAGCAAGCTTTGCGCAATGCGCCGGAGGGTTATGCATACAGGATCACTCCGGAAAGCATGAAGCCCGTTTTCGAGGCCGCTTCGGAGGAACAATTACCGATTATGGTGTTTGTCTCCAATCCAAACTGCATTCAAATTCACACCGGTCCGATCAACAAGATTTTTGTCATGGGACCCTGGTTGAACATTATGGACCCGGAATTCAACCTGCACCTGCGTCAGGATGCTATTGATGAGGCCTGGGTTGTGAGAAAACCGACAGAGGATGGTGTTGTGACAGGCATTGAACTAATCGATAAAGAGGGGACAATGTTCAATCAGTTTTTTGGAAAAAGAAAGCCAGGGATTCCCGAGCTGCCTGAGTGGCCGGCATTGATTGAGAAATCAGTTAACCGGTTGTAATTATTCCAAAAGAGCTCCGTATGGATTGAGTTAAGATAAAATTTCGCCATAGTAATTAAAAAATCTCCG
It includes:
- a CDS encoding hemin-degrading factor, producing the protein MKSTLSPERTELKERWSEFKAINPKTRIRDAAKELNTTEAELVATGIGENATLLVGDFRELIKEVGSLGHVMALTRNDHVVHERKGVYEKISFNDHVGLVLGEDIDLRLFLGDWKFGFAVSENDRHSLQFFNSFGDATHKIYLTEKSDKDAYDALVTKYSEPDQDVSLAISEKTPKPAESETVVEIDRAAFQAEWLALKDTHDFFTLLRKYNLSRKQALRNAPEGYAYRITPESMKPVFEAASEEQLPIMVFVSNPNCIQIHTGPINKIFVMGPWLNIMDPEFNLHLRQDAIDEAWVVRKPTEDGVVTGIELIDKEGTMFNQFFGKRKPGIPELPEWPALIEKSVNRL